One region of Streptomyces capillispiralis genomic DNA includes:
- the ybaK gene encoding Cys-tRNA(Pro) deacylase, giving the protein MAKKSKKQQSAGTPATVALTAAGVPFTVHSYDHDPSHPSYGEEAAEAMGVSPERVFKTLVADVDGVLTVAVVPVAGQLDLKALAAAVGGKRAAMADPALAERTTGYVRGGISPLGQRKRLPTVVDQSATRHGTVCVSAGRRGLEVELSPGDLTELTSATLAPIGRA; this is encoded by the coding sequence ATGGCGAAGAAGTCCAAGAAGCAGCAGTCCGCGGGCACGCCCGCCACGGTCGCGCTCACCGCGGCCGGTGTGCCGTTCACCGTCCACTCCTACGACCACGACCCCTCCCACCCGTCGTACGGCGAGGAGGCGGCCGAGGCGATGGGCGTCTCGCCGGAGCGGGTCTTCAAGACGCTGGTGGCGGACGTCGACGGCGTGCTGACGGTGGCGGTGGTCCCGGTGGCGGGCCAGCTGGACCTGAAGGCCCTCGCGGCGGCGGTCGGCGGCAAGCGGGCGGCGATGGCCGACCCGGCGCTGGCGGAACGCACCACGGGGTACGTCCGCGGCGGCATCTCCCCGCTCGGCCAGCGCAAGCGGCTGCCGACGGTCGTGGACCAGTCGGCCACGCGGCACGGCACGGTCTGCGTCTCGGCCGGCCGCCGCGGCCTGGAGGTCGAGCTCTCCCCCGGCGACCTGACCGAGCTGACCTCGGCGACCCTGGCACCGATCGGACGCGCGTAG
- a CDS encoding LON peptidase substrate-binding domain-containing protein, with product MTTVRLPLFPLNTVLFPGLVLPLSVFEERYRAMMRELLKTPEDEPRRFAVVAIRDGHEVAPSVPGMPDPTAVPDRGPAAGFGTDPLRAFHKVACVADAATIRERADGTFEVLATGTTRIRLLSVDSSGPFLTAEAEPVEEDPGEEAGALAEGVLRAFRQYQKRLAGARERSLSTGADLPDEPGVVSYLVAAAMMLDTPTKQRLLQAPDTASRLRDELKLLRRETAIIRNLPSLPSSDLTRGPTSLN from the coding sequence GTGACCACCGTCCGGCTTCCGCTCTTCCCCCTGAACACGGTGCTGTTCCCGGGGCTCGTGCTTCCGCTCAGCGTCTTCGAGGAGCGCTATCGCGCCATGATGCGCGAGTTGCTGAAGACCCCCGAGGACGAGCCGCGCAGGTTCGCCGTCGTGGCGATCCGCGACGGCCACGAGGTGGCCCCGAGCGTGCCCGGCATGCCGGACCCGACGGCGGTGCCCGACCGGGGCCCGGCGGCCGGCTTCGGCACCGACCCGCTGCGCGCCTTCCACAAGGTGGCCTGTGTGGCCGACGCGGCGACGATCCGGGAACGGGCGGACGGCACCTTCGAGGTGCTGGCGACCGGCACCACCCGGATCCGGCTGCTGTCGGTCGACTCCTCGGGCCCGTTCCTGACCGCCGAGGCGGAGCCGGTGGAGGAGGATCCCGGCGAGGAGGCGGGGGCGCTGGCGGAGGGGGTGCTGCGGGCGTTCCGCCAGTACCAGAAGCGGCTGGCGGGGGCGCGCGAGCGGTCCCTGTCGACCGGCGCGGACCTGCCGGACGAGCCGGGCGTCGTCTCCTACCTGGTCGCCGCCGCGATGATGCTGGACACGCCGACGAAGCAGCGTCTGCTCCAGGCACCGGACACCGCCTCCCGGCTCCGCGACGAACTGAAACTCCTTCGCCGGGAGACGGCCATCATCCGTAACCTGCCCTCGTTGCCGTCGTCGGACCTGACGCGCGGCCCGACCAGTCTCAACTGA